CAGTCACCGTAGATGAGGGCAACAGCCTTCTGCTTCACCATCCAGACCCTCCTGTAAGTCGGCCTAAACCCAAAGTGTGCTGCCATGGCATTCAGGAGCACCTTGATGCTGACAGATGCATCCGCCCTAACCATTGGCATAATGAACGCCGATATCACATGGTAATCCAAACTCCTGTGGTCACTCGAGATGGAGGTGGCAAGACAAGTGTGAGATCCATTGTATCGTTTGACCTCCCAAATGCCCTTGCGCTGCTGGAGACTCAGTcgaatcaaccatgtgcacccattcccAAACTCAGAACACTTGCCCACATACCGACGATAATCAGACTCGACTACCTTGTACTGTACCCCTCGCCGGATGCTGTAAGTCTTCACACTTAACAGGGCCTGATCTTTATCCTAAAATTGCTGACCAACCTGGAACTCTGTCAGACCAGCAGTCCCTTCCGCACCTCTAGCTCCGAATCCAACAGAGTACCCAGAAACCCCCTTCTGCCTCATGGCATCCAAGTCCAAAGAGGAAAAATGAGGTGGATACTGCTGTGTGCCAGAGCTAGAACCACCTACCGCCAATGCAGGCTCACTCGCTCCAATATCATCGCCGCTGTCATCGTCAATCATATCCGGCTCGACGTCATCCTCCTCTGCATCACCCAACAATCCGTCTCCAACGCCAAGCGGTGCAACGCCCAGTAAAGCGTCCGGCAGATTTTCCCTTGAACCTACCTCGTCGCCTACGCTGCCGTTGAGATCAACAGCAAAAGACGGGGAGGCGACAGGTTGGACCACTGGCTGGTACACAGGGATGGAGGAAGAACCAACGGCAGGCCGAGAACTAGAACCGGCTGCCGTGGCTAAAGTGGTGGTATTCCGGTTCGAACCCCCTGAGCTGGATACCACATCAACCTGCTTTGCCAACAACTCTGGTGTCCTCACCTCCGGAAACTGCCACCGACAAAGAAACATTACTTGCAAGTCCTCGTCACTACTGATCGTGAAACAATCATACTTCACGGTATCCTGGAGGACCGTGACTGGAATGCGATTGTAAAACTTCTTAACCCGCTTCGCACCTTCCTGACCAAGTTTCATTAGCACAGATCTAACAAGGTCATCATAGCTCGTCGAAGGACTCATGACAATACAGAGAGGATCCTTATCTGTGAACTTCACACCGGAACGAGTTTTCCTCTTAATGGATCCTCTGTGGTGAACCAAAGCAacaaaactctcctcactagccatcttACACCCTCTAATGAGAGCAACTCACGTTTACAACCATATATATACTGCTCTGTCTCccactaattcgaaccagcctTCATCGAATTAGGGATTTTGTAATTCGAACCTGCCTGGTTTGAATTACTTGATGCagcttctctctctctaattcgaaccagcttggttcgaattacgtgCGTTGCTAGTTCGAACCTACATGGTTTGATTTATTTGGTACGCTTTCCTTGTAATTCGAACTGCAATGGTTCGAATTATTCATGGATGCAGTTCGAACCAGGCTGGTTcgatttatattaatatatggtTTGACTCATTACTGAAACGAGTTTGGTTTTGGCTTATATTCGTAAATCCGGCTTGCCATTGGTGGATTCTGGTTTTTTgcccttttatttttaaatcaatatttttataagattATATTTCAAACATACTTATCTcagtatttataaaaataacctTGAACTTTTATAAAATGTCCAGTTTTACCCCGTACTCTATTTATTACCcaaaaacttatataattacaaattgtaccttgatttttatatataaatacaatgttaccttttaaaaataaagtttaattacTAATCTTTCTCTTATACCAAAACCGAAATCCTTaccttttttctttcaaaatattaCTTGTATATTAatccatttttgaattttttggttactgattctttataattttttacaatcTCTCGGCCATTAAATCTCGCCAAATTTATCCAATTATGTACACAATATCAGCTCCTATATTATCATTAAAGACACTGTCTTGGCTGCTTCTAGGCTTACCGAAACACAATCTCATCAAAATATCAATTTATCAACAAAATTCAACATGAAATGTAATCAAATTTCGACAATACTCAATCTAAATATCAGTTCACTTATCAAACACAATTTAATATCGGTGAGAATTTACCAAAATTCTACATCcgtacaaaattaaaacaaaagaaatttcaAAGAAGTTTTTTGATTGAGCtactgaaaaagaaaacattagAATTGGCTACTCCACCTCCGAGACTTCTTCGGCCGAACCTTGCATGGAGAGATAGCTGTTCCACCATTAACTTCTCCGGAACAAAAGTGACATCAATGTGAAAAAGAggaaaatacaaatattttggtcagattaaatttttattagagttACAGATCTCAAGAAATCAAACGCCAAAGGTTTATGGCTTCCATGGTTTCCCATTCTCTCTCCCTCGCggccttcttctttttttttttgtttcttcttggTTTGGCTCCAAGAGAGAACGAAGGgtaatgatgatgattaattaAAGTAGTGATGAGTTGTCAAAAAATGGGGACGATATTTACTTATATCGAATAGTACCGATATTTACTTATATCGACGAACAGGGACGGACCCAGGCTATACAGGAAGGGGCACTNNNNNNNNNNNNNNNNNNNNNNNNNNNNNNNNNNNNNNNNNNNNNNNNNNNNNNNNNNNNNNNNNNNNNNNNNNNNNNNNNNNNNNNNNNNNNNNNNNNNNNNNNNNNNNNNNNNNNNNNNNNNNNNNNNNNNNNNNNNNNNNNNNNNNNNNNNNNNNNNNNNNNNNNNNNNNNNNNNNNNNNNNNNNNNNNNNNNNNNNNNNNNNNNNNNNNNNNNNNNNNNNNNNNNNNNNNNNNNNNNNNNNNNNNNNNNNNNNNNNNNNNNNNNNNNNNNNNNNNNNNNNNNNNNNNNNNNNNNNNNNNNNNNNNNNNNNNNNNNNNNNNNNNNNNNNNNNNNNNNNNNNNNNNNNNNNNNNNNNNNNNNNNNNNNNNNNNNNNNNNNNNNNNNNNNNNNNNNNNNNNNNNNNNNNNNNNNNNNNNNNNNNNNNNNNNNNNNNNNNNNNNNNNNNNNNNNNNNNNNNNNNNNNNNNNNNNNNNNNNNNNNNNNNNNNNNNNNNNNNNNNNNNNNNNNNNNNNNNNNNNNNNNNNNNNNNNNNNNNNNNNNNNNNNNNNNNNNNNNNNNNNNNNNNNNNNNNNNNNNNNNNNNNNNNNNNNNNNNNNNNNNNNNNNNNNNNNNNNNNNNNNNNNNNNNNNNNNNNNNNNNNNNNNNNNNNNNNNNNNNNNNNNNNNNNNNNNNNNNNNNNNNNNNNNNNNNNNNNNNNNNNNNNNNNNNNNNNNNNNNNNNNNNNNNNNNNNNNNNNNNNNNNNNNNNNNNNNNNNNNNNNNNNNNNNNNNNNNNNNNNNNNNNNNNNNNNNNNNNNNNNNNNNNNNNNNNNNNNNNNNNNNNNNNNNNNNNNNNNNNNNNNNNNNNNNNNNNNNNNNNNNNNNNNNNNNNNNNNNNNNNNNNNNNNNNNNNNNNNNNNNNNNNNNNNNNNNNNNNNNNNNNNNNNNNNNNNNNNNNNNNNNNNNNNNNNNNNNNNNNNNNNNNNNNNNNNNNNNNNNNNNNNNNNNNNNNNNNNNNNNNNNNNNNNNNNNNNNNNNNNNNNNNNNNNNNNNNNNNNNNNNNNNNNNNNNNNNNNNNNNNNNNNNNNNNNNNNNNNNNNNNNNNNNNNNNNNNNNNNNNNNNNNNNNNNNNNNNNNNNNNNNNNNNNNNNNNNNNNNNNNNNNNNNNNNNNNNccccaaaaaattctttataaaaaaataataatgaatgaGTTCTCCCTCCCTTTTAAGAATGTATGGCCTCCCTGCTCAAGCTACAGGCCGAAAAGCAACTTGAAACAACTCAGTTGGACCATGGgctataataaaaaacaaaagcctaatccatattttaaaaaatgaatgttagggacaataattttgttaaacaatataaataattactaattaaataaaaatatattacatttttaaattaattttttaaattttaatattaaaataaccatttatacactagtaaaataaatattcaatatatctattatttatattgtttaatatttttattatttacctaTACTTTTCGAATCACTTTTCCTGTTTTCCACAGCATCTGAAACGCTTCTCTTCCTCAGCACGCAGCGGCAAttattcaattagcaaagatcaCTTCTTcagtttttctctcttttttttaaatagaaaaacaaatcgtcatttcatatttttattatcactACAAAATAGTAAGTATCATTCgatcttttattattatctcttatttttttaattttttaattaatttttttgaacaatttatatatttatttatgtagtttataattttataataataatttaagtttttaaaagaaattgaatataataattatataattacaaTATTAACCTAACATatattgttttcatttttttcttattattacttatttgtgacattaatattattgatttataaaaattaaaattaattgggTTTAGCTAAAttgtataatatttatttatgtaaaatttttaattataagaatTTAGTTGAatcatgaataaaataaaaataatacacttttttttttaaaagactaatcaaaagagtgaagatgtttctaatattattacatcaac
This portion of the Arachis duranensis cultivar V14167 chromosome 6, aradu.V14167.gnm2.J7QH, whole genome shotgun sequence genome encodes:
- the LOC107494275 gene encoding uncharacterized protein LOC107494275 — translated: MASEESFVALVHHRGSIKRKTRSGVKFTDKDPLCIVMSPSTSYDDLVRSVLMKLGQEGAKRVKKFYNRIPVTVLQDTVKYDCFTISSDEDLQVMFLCRWQFPEVRTPELLAKQVDVVSSSGGSNRNTTTLATAAGSSSRPAVGSSSIPVYQPVVQPVASPSFAVDLNGSVGDEVGSRENLPDALLGVAPLGVGDGLLGDAEEDDVEPDMIDDDSGDDIGASEPALAVGGSSSGTQQYPPHFSSLDLDAMRQKGVSGYSVGFGARGAEGTAGLTEFQTYSIRRGVQYKVVESDYRRYVGKCSEFGNGCTWLIRLSLQQRKGIWEVKRYNGSHTCLATSISSDHRSLDYHVISAFIMPMVRADASVSIKVLLNAMAAHFGFRPTYRRVWMVKQKAVALIYGDWDESYNELPRWVLGVQLTMPGTAVVLRTSPVRVGGQVDESQAYFHRLFWTFSPCIEAFCHCKPLVSIDGTHLYGRYEGMLLIAIAQDRNSNILPVAFALVEGENGESWAFFLSHLCQHVTPQPGLLVISDRHNGIKAALEAPDGGWLPPSAYRAFCIRHVAANFALTFKAKTHGGFL